Proteins encoded together in one Solanum lycopersicum chromosome 7, SLM_r2.1 window:
- the LOC104648264 gene encoding uncharacterized protein yields the protein MTGTQAGDVASSSTTSRLDFSSLFYLHPSENAGSSLLPGVFGGTSYRSWRRAVLRALLVKSKTDFINGAIVKPISTDPNFMQWERCDDMVTSWILNSLSPELRDSLQYVNNAKELWAELEERYDQTNGCKLYQLQKEINELVQGTLDITKYYTTMKKLREEMNTVDINSQCTCVCSCGGMTKLQKAEQDRRLIHF from the coding sequence ATGACTGGCACTCAAGCTGGAGATGTTGCTTCTAGTTCAACCACATCTCGTTTGGATTTTTCAAGTCTTTTTTATCTGCATCCTTCAGAGAATGCGGGATCATCATTGTTACCTGGAGTTTTTGGTGGTACTAGTTACAGATCTTGGCGAAGAGCAGTCCTCAGAGCATTATTAGTTAAAAGCAAAACAGATTTTATTAATGGAGCAATTGTGAAGCCTATATCTACTGATCCTAACTTCATGCAGTGGGAAAGATGTGATGATATGGTCACATCTTGGATCTTGAATTCCTTGTCTCCAGAGTTGCGTGACAGCCTGCAATATGTGAATAATGCCAAGGAGTTATGGGCAGAATTAGAGGAAAGATATGATCAAACAAATGGATGTAAATTGTATCAGTTACAGAAGGAGATAAATGAGCTTGTCCAAGGTACTTTAGACATCACTAAGTACTACACAACAATGAAAAAGTTGCGGGAGGAGATGAACACAGTTGACATTAATTCTCAGTGCACATGTGTGTGTTCTTGTGGAGGAATGACAAAGTTGCAAAAGGCTGAGCAAGACAGAAGATTGATACATTTTTAA
- the LOC112941826 gene encoding receptor kinase-like protein Xa21, with the protein MSKYARGLNTECEVMRNVRHRNLVPVITTCSSDCIRAFALKYMSNGSLENWLYREESHFNLLQRVTIMLDVAVEVEYLHHGHNTPIVHCDLKPANVLLDEDMVTHVGDFGISKILVVSKSMAHIKSLGTLGYIAPEYGLERIVSASGDIYSYGIMLMEVLTKRRPMDEEICNENLDMRKWITQSFSGNMMDVVDANIFSEEEQITCKSEMCIASMIKLALDCTTEKPESRITMKDVVKRLNKIKNTWATRV; encoded by the exons ATGAGCAAGTATGCAAGGGGTTTGAATACCGAATGTGAAGTGATGAGAAATGTTAGACACAGAAATCTTGTTCCTGTGATTACTACTTGTTCTAGTGACTGTATAAGAGCGTTCGCTCTGAAATATATGTCCAACGGGAGCCTTGAGAATTGGTTGTACAGAGAAGAGTCCCACTTTAACCTACTCCAAAGAGTCACTATAATGCTTGATGTGGCTGTGGAAGTCGAATATCTACACCATGGTCATAACACTCCGATAGTTCATTGCGACCTAAAGCCAGCCAACGTTCTTTTGGATGAAGATATGGTTACTCATGTTGGTGATTTTGGAATCTCAAAGATTTTAGTTGTAAGCAAGTCCATGGCACATATAAAGTCATTGGGCACTCTTGGGTATATCGCACCAG aaTATGGCTTAGAAAGAATAGTGTCTGCTAGTGGTGATATTTACAGTTACGGCATCATGTTGATGGAGGTTTTGACAAAAAGAAGGCCAATGGATGAAGAGATATGCAATGAAAATCTTGACATGAGGAAATGGATCACACAATCATTTTCAGGGAATATGATGGACGTTGTGGATGCCAATATTTTCTCTGAGGAAGAACAAATCACTTGTAAAAGTGAAATGTGCATAGCCTCCATGATAAAATTGGCTTTAGACTGCACAACAGAAAAGCCAGAATCAAGAATAACTATGAAAGATGTAGTCAAGAGGCTTAACAAAATCAAGAACACATGGGCCACGAGGGTTTAG